One genomic window of Micromonospora sp. WMMD1128 includes the following:
- a CDS encoding alpha/beta fold hydrolase: MPRAVRSLAATGIAGIVLAGSAVAPAAATPQPPPYDRTSAAEARRVDRVPTPRLDWYACYDYAQCTSVRLPLDYDHPKGATTEVALLRVRARDQQHRIGSLFVNPGGPGVSGTDFALAAPYYLGDDLLDRFDVVGVDPRGAAASENIRCFRSVKDQTRAYAGLNVPFPWTKAEEKAYVAASKRVGRGCSTTGRPLTGAASTAEVARDMEVLRRAVGDRKLSYLGFSYGTALGQYYANMFPDRFRTIAVDGVLDPNAWAGRGQARNQMQETRLRSADGAYRALNEILLRCSQVARSGGCALGDHPAAAFDTVAKRLRVKPLVVGSYTISYADFIGATLNALYYPYGWEDIVELTAELLAATAPGASRAAGATARRALAARAAPGYDFPYDNAQETFLTVACTDAYHPKSADAWPALAAREDQRAPYFGRAWAWTTSPCARDTWTVRDEDAWTGPFNRTTAAPLLVVGDYWDPATNYQGAVGSAALLPNSRLLSSDSWGHTAYGTSACVTSRIDAYLISGALPDEGTVCVGDTQPFADLSTAKRVYASKSELARAGLPGRGEPKRLPPVAGPRPAAGTLTVR; this comes from the coding sequence ATGCCACGTGCAGTCCGGTCCCTCGCCGCCACCGGGATCGCCGGAATCGTCCTCGCCGGATCGGCCGTCGCGCCCGCCGCGGCCACCCCGCAGCCGCCGCCGTACGACCGCACCAGCGCGGCCGAGGCGCGCCGGGTGGACCGCGTCCCGACGCCCCGGCTCGACTGGTACGCCTGCTACGACTACGCCCAGTGCACCAGCGTCCGGCTGCCGCTTGACTACGACCACCCGAAGGGCGCCACCACCGAGGTCGCGTTGCTCCGGGTCCGGGCCCGCGACCAGCAGCACCGGATCGGCAGCCTCTTCGTCAACCCGGGCGGCCCGGGCGTGTCCGGCACCGACTTCGCGCTCGCCGCGCCCTACTACCTCGGCGACGACCTGCTCGACCGCTTCGACGTCGTCGGCGTCGACCCGCGCGGCGCGGCGGCCAGTGAGAACATCAGGTGCTTTCGATCGGTGAAGGACCAGACCCGAGCGTACGCCGGGTTGAACGTCCCCTTCCCCTGGACGAAGGCCGAGGAGAAGGCGTACGTCGCCGCCTCGAAACGGGTCGGCCGCGGATGCTCGACCACCGGCAGACCGCTGACCGGCGCGGCCTCCACCGCCGAGGTGGCCCGCGACATGGAGGTGCTGCGCCGGGCGGTCGGCGACCGGAAGCTCAGCTACCTGGGCTTCAGCTACGGCACCGCGCTGGGCCAGTACTACGCCAACATGTTCCCGGACCGGTTCCGGACGATCGCCGTCGACGGCGTGCTCGACCCGAACGCCTGGGCCGGCCGGGGGCAGGCCCGCAACCAGATGCAGGAGACCCGGCTGCGCAGCGCCGACGGCGCCTACCGGGCGTTGAACGAGATCCTGCTCCGGTGCTCCCAGGTGGCCCGCTCCGGAGGATGCGCGCTTGGCGACCACCCCGCCGCCGCGTTCGACACGGTGGCGAAGCGGCTGCGCGTCAAGCCGCTGGTGGTCGGCTCGTACACCATCAGCTACGCCGACTTCATCGGCGCCACGCTCAACGCGCTCTATTACCCGTACGGCTGGGAAGACATCGTCGAGCTGACGGCCGAGCTGCTGGCCGCGACCGCCCCGGGCGCGTCGAGGGCCGCCGGCGCGACCGCCCGCCGGGCGCTCGCCGCCCGCGCCGCGCCGGGGTACGACTTCCCGTACGACAACGCGCAGGAGACGTTCCTGACCGTGGCCTGCACCGACGCGTACCACCCGAAGAGCGCGGACGCCTGGCCGGCGCTGGCGGCCCGGGAGGACCAGCGCGCGCCGTACTTCGGGCGGGCCTGGGCCTGGACCACCTCGCCGTGCGCCCGCGACACCTGGACGGTACGCGACGAGGACGCCTGGACCGGCCCGTTCAACCGCACCACCGCCGCCCCGCTGCTCGTGGTCGGCGACTACTGGGACCCGGCGACCAACTACCAGGGCGCGGTCGGCTCGGCCGCGCTGCTGCCGAACAGCCGGCTGCTCAGCAGCGACAGTTGGGGGCACACCGCGTACGGCACCTCGGCGTGCGTGACCAGCCGGATCGACGCGTACCTGATCAGCGGTGCGTTGCCGGACGAGGGCACGGTCTGCGTCGGTGACACCCAGCCGTTCGCGGACCTTTCGACGGCGAAGCGGGTGTACGCGTCCAAGAGCGAGCTGGCCCGCGCTGGACTGCCCGGCCGCGGCGAGCCGAAGCGGCTGCCGCCGGTGGCCGGTCCACGGCCCGCGGCGGGCACGCTCACCGTCCGCTGA
- a CDS encoding GH25 family lysozyme, producing the protein MSRRWISTLAAAGLVLGAALGATAPAGAAGATPDGDGRAHAGVKPGARVSSVSAKAAVPAGYTIQGVDVASHDHNLGPIDWPALAAQGYKFAYVKATEGETYLNPYFAEDYAAAKAAGLLVGAYHFTRPDGRNPIVEANFFADKARFAKDAQTLVPMVDVEWPYWDGAPTCYGLTPAETSAWLRAFTDQLQARFGRPVMIYTNANYWNPCTGNDASFGNHPLDIAGYTATRPALPAGWTTETIWQYAPGDASKPGNYSQNVFNGDYPTLTQLTGAPVAAAPVAFRARANNKIVSADSAGNKPLIANRDSVGAWEQFDLVDAGGGLVALRARVNGKYVSADSAGNKPLIANRATVGAWETFTIRDNADGTISLRATVNGGYVSADSAGNKPLIANRTTIGAWEKFDKLPIA; encoded by the coding sequence ATGTCACGACGATGGATCTCGACGTTGGCCGCCGCCGGGCTGGTGCTCGGCGCGGCGCTGGGCGCCACCGCGCCCGCCGGTGCGGCCGGCGCCACCCCCGACGGAGACGGCCGGGCACACGCCGGCGTCAAGCCGGGCGCGCGGGTCAGCTCCGTCTCGGCGAAAGCCGCCGTCCCGGCCGGATACACCATCCAGGGTGTGGACGTCGCCAGTCACGACCACAACCTCGGCCCGATCGACTGGCCGGCGCTGGCGGCCCAAGGCTACAAGTTCGCCTACGTCAAGGCGACCGAGGGGGAGACCTACCTCAACCCCTACTTCGCCGAGGACTACGCCGCCGCGAAGGCCGCCGGGCTGCTCGTCGGCGCCTACCACTTCACCCGGCCGGACGGTCGCAACCCGATCGTCGAGGCCAACTTCTTCGCCGACAAGGCGCGGTTCGCCAAGGACGCCCAGACGCTCGTGCCGATGGTCGACGTGGAGTGGCCGTACTGGGACGGCGCGCCCACCTGCTACGGCCTGACCCCCGCCGAGACGTCGGCCTGGCTCCGCGCCTTCACCGACCAGCTCCAGGCCCGCTTCGGTCGGCCGGTGATGATCTACACGAACGCCAACTACTGGAACCCGTGCACCGGCAACGACGCCTCCTTCGGCAACCACCCGCTGGACATCGCCGGCTACACCGCCACCCGGCCGGCGCTGCCGGCCGGCTGGACGACGGAGACCATCTGGCAGTACGCCCCCGGTGACGCCAGCAAGCCGGGCAACTACAGCCAGAACGTGTTCAACGGGGACTACCCGACGCTCACCCAGCTCACCGGAGCGCCGGTGGCCGCCGCTCCGGTGGCGTTCCGCGCCCGAGCCAACAACAAGATCGTGTCGGCGGACAGCGCCGGCAACAAGCCGCTGATCGCCAACCGCGACAGTGTGGGCGCGTGGGAGCAGTTCGACCTCGTCGACGCCGGAGGCGGCCTGGTCGCGCTGCGCGCCCGGGTGAACGGTAAGTACGTGTCGGCGGACAGCGCGGGCAACAAGCCGCTGATCGCCAACCGCGCCACCGTCGGCGCGTGGGAGACGTTCACCATCCGCGACAACGCGGACGGCACGATCAGCCTGCGGGCGACGGTCAACGGCGGGTACGTGTCGGCGGACAGCGCGGGCAACAAGCCGCTGATCGCCAACCGCACCACCATCGGCGCGTGGGAGAAGTTCGACAAGCTCCCCATCGCCTGA
- a CDS encoding helix-turn-helix transcriptional regulator, with the protein MTTDAGSTVPRRQLGRYLRKLREEARMTVKAAADALEWSTPKIWRIETGATSMRSLDVEAMCRIYRASPDLTEALMGLAKETKGRGWWHSYGDAIPEWFELYVGLEAAAARLRTYEAQLVPGLLQTESYATRVLETARPDMGQGEIERRVALRLGRQALLTRVAPRAPQFDVLLDEAVLRRDVDREQLQRLVTVGRQPNIALRLIPLVAGLHRGNMTSGTFTILDFEGGTEPSLVYSDSLTGALYLDKPGEVTTYGEAWAAMEKLALTEAQSRKLIASIAEDQA; encoded by the coding sequence ATGACGACGGATGCCGGATCGACCGTCCCGAGACGACAACTCGGGCGGTACCTGCGGAAGCTCCGCGAGGAAGCGCGCATGACGGTCAAGGCGGCAGCCGACGCGCTTGAGTGGTCCACGCCGAAGATCTGGCGCATCGAGACCGGCGCGACGTCGATGCGCTCGCTCGACGTGGAGGCGATGTGCAGAATTTACCGAGCGTCACCGGATCTGACCGAGGCGCTGATGGGCCTCGCCAAGGAGACGAAAGGGCGCGGCTGGTGGCACTCCTACGGTGACGCCATCCCCGAGTGGTTCGAGCTGTACGTCGGGCTGGAAGCCGCCGCCGCTCGCCTCCGCACCTACGAGGCGCAACTCGTCCCCGGCCTGTTGCAGACCGAGTCATACGCCACCCGGGTCCTGGAAACAGCCCGACCGGACATGGGTCAGGGAGAAATCGAACGCCGCGTGGCTCTGCGCCTCGGTCGTCAGGCGCTGCTGACCCGAGTCGCGCCGCGTGCGCCCCAGTTCGACGTGCTGCTCGACGAGGCGGTCCTACGGCGGGACGTGGATCGGGAGCAGCTCCAACGTCTGGTCACTGTCGGCAGGCAGCCCAATATCGCGCTCCGGCTGATCCCCTTGGTTGCCGGCCTGCACCGAGGCAACATGACCAGCGGTACATTCACCATCCTCGACTTCGAGGGCGGAACAGAGCCGTCGCTCGTCTACTCCGACAGCCTGACCGGCGCGCTCTACCTCGACAAGCCAGGCGAGGTGACCACCTACGGGGAGGCGTGGGCCGCCATGGAGAAGCTGGCGCTCACCGAAGCGCAGTCCCGCAAACTCATCGCATCGATCGCGGAGGACCAGGCATGA
- a CDS encoding DUF397 domain-containing protein, with the protein MTSLIWKKSTRSNEGNCVEVATPPQVVMVRDSKDRQGPTLAFTSPSWTGFVQGLKSGTFDA; encoded by the coding sequence ATGACCAGCCTCATCTGGAAGAAGAGCACGCGTAGCAACGAGGGAAACTGCGTCGAGGTTGCCACCCCGCCCCAGGTCGTCATGGTCCGCGACAGCAAGGACCGCCAGGGCCCGACGTTGGCCTTCACGTCCCCCAGTTGGACCGGCTTCGTCCAGGGCCTCAAATCGGGCACCTTCGACGCCTGA
- a CDS encoding acyl-CoA dehydrogenase, whose amino-acid sequence MNFDLTDEQDQLRDAVRALGRRYGHSYFVSKAKAGEHTTELWHEAGRLGYLGVNIPTEYGGGGGGITELALVCEELAAAGCPLLLLVVSPAIAATVIHKHGTEEQRKRHLPGLADGSQKIVFAITEPDAGSNFHRLGTVARRDGDDWLLTGRKVYISGVDEADHVLVVARTEDSATGKLKPALFIVPTDALGLEKSKLDMEILSPENQFLLYLDDVRLPADALVGESLDAGLPALFAGLNPERITVAAMGAGTGRYAIEKASDYTATRKVWGGRSIGSHQGVAHPLAHAAVQVELARLMIHKAATLYDAGRDLEAGVAGNMAKYAAGEAAALAVDTAVQALGGAGMTTEYGVATLLGAVRAGRIAPVSREMILNFVAQHVLGQDKSY is encoded by the coding sequence GTGAACTTCGACCTCACCGACGAGCAGGACCAGCTCCGCGACGCCGTCCGGGCGCTGGGCCGCAGGTACGGCCACTCCTACTTCGTGTCGAAAGCCAAAGCCGGCGAACACACCACCGAGCTGTGGCACGAGGCCGGTCGGCTCGGCTACCTCGGCGTCAACATCCCCACCGAGTACGGCGGTGGCGGCGGCGGCATCACCGAGCTGGCGCTTGTCTGCGAGGAGCTGGCCGCGGCGGGCTGCCCGCTGCTGCTGCTCGTGGTCTCCCCCGCCATCGCCGCCACGGTGATCCACAAGCATGGTACGGAGGAGCAGCGCAAGCGGCACCTGCCCGGCCTCGCCGACGGCTCCCAGAAGATCGTCTTCGCGATCACCGAACCGGACGCCGGCTCGAACTTCCACCGGCTCGGCACGGTGGCCCGCCGCGACGGCGACGACTGGCTGCTCACCGGCCGCAAGGTCTACATCTCCGGCGTGGACGAGGCCGATCACGTGCTGGTGGTGGCCCGGACCGAAGACTCCGCCACCGGAAAGCTCAAGCCGGCGTTGTTCATCGTGCCGACCGACGCTCTGGGGCTGGAGAAGTCGAAGCTGGACATGGAGATCCTGTCCCCGGAGAACCAGTTCCTGCTCTACCTGGACGACGTCCGGCTGCCCGCCGACGCGCTCGTCGGCGAGTCGCTCGATGCCGGCCTGCCGGCGCTGTTCGCCGGCCTCAACCCGGAACGCATCACGGTGGCCGCGATGGGCGCCGGCACCGGCCGCTACGCCATCGAGAAGGCGTCCGACTACACCGCCACCCGCAAGGTCTGGGGCGGCCGGTCGATCGGCTCCCACCAGGGCGTCGCGCACCCGCTCGCGCACGCGGCCGTGCAGGTCGAGCTGGCCCGCCTGATGATCCACAAGGCGGCCACGCTCTACGACGCCGGCCGCGACCTGGAGGCCGGCGTCGCCGGCAACATGGCCAAGTACGCGGCCGGCGAGGCCGCCGCGCTCGCCGTGGACACCGCCGTCCAGGCGCTCGGCGGGGCCGGCATGACCACGGAGTACGGGGTGGCGACGCTGCTCGGCGCGGTGCGGGCCGGCCGGATCGCCCCGGTGAGCCGCGAGATGATCCTCAACTTCGTCGCCCAGCACGTCCTCGGCCAGGACAAGTCCTACTGA
- a CDS encoding biotin carboxylase N-terminal domain-containing protein — MITKLLVANRGEIARRVFATCRALGVATVAVHSDADADAPFVAEADQAVRLPGNTPVETYLRIDLILDAARRAGADAVHPGYGFLAENAEFAAAVTDAGLTWVGPPAKAIAAMGDKMAAKALLADAGVPMLPTWTDPDQVTAFPVLVKATAGGGGRGMRIVRDAAGLAEAVAGARREAASAFGDGTVFIERYVERGRHVEVQIFGDTHGTVMALGVRDCSIQRRHQKIVEEAPGVLPDGVRARLHEAAVAAGRAVDYVGAGTVEFLLAPDGQVHFLEMNTRLQVEHPVTELTTGLDLVRLQLLVAEGEPLPVPATPPAEGHAIEVRLCAEEPAEGFRPATGTLHRFAIPGVAAEFGPARGLRLDSGVVDGSTVSVHYDSMLAKLVAWAPTRAEAARALAGALTRAELHGVATNRDLLVRVLRSPEFTAADVDTGFLDRHPEVFAPLLPPDQLPVAALAAALAGAAARRAAAPVLAGLPSGWRNVPALPQLTRFTTIEISYRLTRTGALAEWERRGPLLTDSVEEGAPINTGAGEPGEPQAPVELVSAAPDRVVLDVDGVRRAFRVHRVGSSVFVDGPDGAASLTELPRLPPPTVALAAGSLLAPLPGAVTRVHVEVGQRVAAGDLLLTLEAMKLEHQVLAPAAGVVAGLPVPPGGQVETGAVLAVVDPEEDPQ; from the coding sequence ATGATCACGAAGCTTCTCGTGGCGAACCGGGGGGAGATCGCCCGCCGGGTCTTCGCCACCTGCCGGGCGCTCGGCGTGGCGACCGTGGCCGTGCACTCCGACGCGGACGCCGACGCGCCGTTCGTCGCCGAGGCCGACCAGGCGGTCCGGCTCCCGGGGAACACGCCGGTCGAGACGTACCTGCGGATTGACCTGATCCTGGACGCGGCCCGGCGGGCCGGCGCGGACGCGGTCCACCCCGGCTACGGCTTCCTCGCCGAGAACGCCGAGTTCGCCGCCGCGGTGACCGACGCCGGCCTGACGTGGGTGGGTCCGCCGGCCAAGGCGATCGCCGCGATGGGCGACAAGATGGCGGCCAAGGCGCTGCTCGCCGACGCGGGCGTGCCGATGCTGCCCACCTGGACCGACCCCGACCAGGTCACCGCCTTCCCGGTGCTGGTCAAGGCCACCGCGGGCGGTGGCGGCCGGGGCATGCGGATCGTCCGCGACGCCGCCGGGCTGGCCGAGGCCGTCGCGGGGGCGCGCCGCGAGGCGGCGTCGGCGTTCGGCGACGGCACGGTCTTCATCGAGCGGTACGTCGAACGCGGCCGGCACGTCGAGGTGCAGATCTTCGGCGACACCCACGGCACGGTGATGGCGCTCGGGGTACGCGACTGCTCGATCCAGCGCCGGCACCAGAAGATCGTCGAGGAGGCGCCGGGGGTGCTGCCCGACGGGGTGCGGGCGCGCCTGCACGAGGCGGCGGTGGCGGCCGGGCGGGCGGTCGACTACGTGGGCGCGGGGACTGTGGAGTTCCTGCTCGCGCCGGACGGGCAGGTGCACTTCCTGGAGATGAACACCCGCCTCCAGGTGGAACACCCGGTCACCGAGCTGACCACCGGGCTGGACCTGGTCCGGCTGCAACTGCTCGTGGCCGAGGGCGAGCCGCTGCCGGTCCCGGCCACGCCGCCCGCCGAGGGGCACGCGATCGAGGTGCGGCTCTGCGCCGAGGAACCGGCCGAGGGCTTCCGCCCGGCGACCGGCACGCTGCACCGGTTCGCGATCCCCGGGGTGGCCGCCGAGTTCGGGCCGGCGCGCGGGCTGCGCCTGGACTCGGGCGTGGTGGACGGCTCGACGGTGAGCGTGCACTACGACTCGATGCTCGCGAAGCTTGTCGCCTGGGCGCCCACCCGTGCCGAGGCGGCCCGCGCCCTGGCCGGCGCGCTGACCCGGGCCGAGTTGCACGGCGTGGCCACCAACCGGGATCTGCTGGTGCGCGTGCTGCGCAGCCCGGAGTTCACCGCCGCCGACGTGGACACCGGCTTCCTGGACCGGCACCCCGAGGTCTTCGCCCCGCTGCTGCCGCCGGACCAGCTTCCGGTGGCCGCGCTGGCGGCGGCGCTGGCGGGTGCGGCAGCGCGCCGGGCCGCCGCACCGGTGCTGGCGGGCCTGCCGTCCGGCTGGCGCAACGTCCCCGCCCTCCCCCAGCTCACCCGCTTCACCACCATCGAGATCAGCTACCGCCTCACCCGCACCGGCGCCCTCGCCGAGTGGGAAAGGCGGGGGCCCCTTTTAACGGATTCGGTAGAGGAAGGGGCCCCTATTAACACCGGAGCCGGCGAGCCCGGCGAGCCGCAGGCGCCGGTGGAGCTGGTGAGCGCCGCGCCGGACCGGGTGGTGCTCGACGTCGACGGGGTGCGGCGCGCGTTCCGCGTACACCGGGTGGGGTCGTCGGTCTTCGTGGACGGCCCGGACGGGGCGGCGAGCCTCACCGAGCTGCCACGGCTGCCCCCGCCCACCGTGGCGCTGGCGGCCGGGTCGCTGCTCGCGCCGCTGCCCGGCGCGGTGACCCGGGTGCACGTCGAGGTCGGCCAGCGGGTCGCCGCCGGTGACCTGCTACTGACGCTGGAAGCGATGAAGCTCGAACATCAGGTGCTCGCCCCGGCCGCCGGCGTGGTGGCGGGGCTGCCGGTGCCGCCCGGCGGCCAGGTGGAGACGGGCGCCGTGCTGGCCGTGGTCGACCCCGAGGAGGACCCGCAGTGA
- a CDS encoding carboxyl transferase domain-containing protein, producing MTVLQSTIDPSAPAFAANREALRERLAELEAALDQARAGGGEKYVTRHHKRGKLLPRERIELLLDPDSPFLELSPAAAYGTDFPVGASTVTGIGVVEGVECLIVANDPTVRGGAVNPWSLAKTRRAGEIALANRLPMVNLVESAGADLPSQAEIFIPGGRVFRDLTRLSKAKIPTVSVVFGNATAGGAYVPGMSDFTIMIRDRSQVYLAGPPLVKMATGEVTDDESLGGAAMHATTSGLADFLAEDERDGIRLARQCVRRLNWRKHGPPPRTLSPLPPRYDPEELLGLASADLKVPFDPREVLARVLDDSAFDEFKPGYGTALVTGWGELHGWPVGVLANARGVLFSEEAQKATQFIQLANAADTPLVFLQNTTGYMVGTEYEQRGIIKHGALMINAVSNSTVPHLTVNLGASYGAGNYGMCGRAYEPRFLFTWPNAKSAVMGPAQLAGVLSIVARQAAAARGRDYDEDSDAAMRMMVEQQIESQSGALFLSGRLYDDGVIDPRDTRTVLGLCLSAIHNGPVRGADGFGVFRM from the coding sequence GTGACCGTTCTCCAGAGCACGATCGACCCGTCGGCGCCGGCGTTCGCGGCCAACCGGGAGGCGCTGCGGGAACGCCTCGCCGAACTGGAGGCGGCGCTCGACCAGGCGCGGGCCGGCGGCGGCGAGAAGTACGTGACCCGGCACCACAAGCGCGGCAAGCTGCTCCCCCGGGAACGAATCGAGTTGCTGCTCGACCCGGACAGCCCGTTCCTGGAGCTGTCGCCGGCGGCCGCGTACGGCACCGACTTCCCGGTGGGCGCCAGCACCGTGACCGGCATCGGCGTGGTCGAGGGCGTGGAGTGCCTGATCGTGGCGAACGACCCGACGGTACGCGGCGGCGCGGTCAACCCGTGGTCGCTGGCGAAGACCCGGCGGGCGGGTGAGATCGCGCTCGCGAACCGGCTGCCGATGGTGAACCTGGTCGAGTCGGCCGGCGCGGACCTGCCCAGCCAGGCGGAGATCTTCATTCCCGGCGGGCGGGTGTTCCGCGACCTGACCCGGCTCTCCAAGGCGAAGATCCCCACGGTGAGCGTGGTCTTCGGCAACGCCACTGCCGGCGGCGCGTACGTGCCCGGCATGTCCGACTTCACCATCATGATCCGGGACCGGTCGCAGGTCTACCTGGCCGGACCGCCGCTGGTGAAGATGGCCACCGGCGAGGTCACCGACGACGAGTCACTCGGCGGCGCGGCGATGCACGCCACCACGTCCGGCCTGGCCGACTTCCTCGCCGAGGACGAACGGGACGGGATCCGGCTGGCCCGCCAGTGCGTACGCCGGCTCAACTGGCGCAAGCACGGCCCGCCGCCGCGCACCTTGTCCCCGCTGCCACCCCGGTACGACCCGGAGGAGCTGCTCGGCCTCGCCAGCGCCGACCTGAAGGTACCGTTCGACCCGCGCGAGGTCCTCGCCCGGGTGCTCGACGACAGCGCGTTCGACGAGTTCAAGCCCGGCTACGGCACCGCGCTGGTGACCGGTTGGGGCGAGCTGCACGGCTGGCCGGTCGGCGTGCTGGCGAACGCCCGGGGCGTGTTGTTCAGCGAGGAGGCGCAGAAGGCGACCCAGTTCATCCAGCTCGCCAACGCGGCCGACACTCCGCTCGTCTTCCTCCAGAACACCACCGGCTACATGGTCGGCACCGAGTACGAGCAGCGCGGCATCATCAAGCACGGCGCGCTGATGATCAACGCGGTGTCGAACTCGACGGTGCCGCACCTGACCGTCAACCTGGGCGCCTCCTACGGCGCCGGCAACTACGGCATGTGCGGTCGGGCGTACGAGCCGAGGTTCCTGTTCACCTGGCCGAACGCGAAGTCGGCGGTGATGGGGCCGGCGCAGTTGGCCGGCGTGCTGTCGATCGTCGCCCGGCAGGCAGCCGCCGCCCGGGGCCGCGACTACGACGAGGACTCCGACGCGGCCATGCGGATGATGGTCGAGCAGCAGATCGAGTCGCAGTCGGGGGCGCTTTTCCTCTCCGGCCGGCTCTACGACGACGGGGTGATCGACCCCCGCGACACCCGTACCGTCCTCGGGCTCTGCCTGTCGGCGATCCACAACGGACCGGTGAGGGGCGCCGACGGCTTCGGCGTCTTCCGGATGTGA
- a CDS encoding acyl-CoA dehydrogenase family protein, giving the protein MTLVDTPERRQLRELTRAFVTREVLPHLAGWERAGEVPRSLHETAAKIGLLGVGFPESVGGSGGDLLDSIVVTEEIIRSGGSSGLVAALFTHGIALPHIVAACGDTAGSGAGGPQHLIDTYVRPTLAGTMIGALAITEPDGGSDVAAIRTCAVRDGDHYVVNGSKTYITSGVRADFVTTAVCTDFPGSGSLSLLVIDKGTPGFTVGRRLEKLGWHCSDTAELSFVDVRVPVTNRVGPEDTAFLAIMQQFATERLSLATQAYATAQRCVDLAVRWCRDRSTFGRPLAGRQLVRHRLAEMHTRAEAARAYVHEVAERVAAGQPVVTEVAMAKNVAVAACDHVVDAALQLHGGFGYLRDAEVERHYRDARILGIGGGTTEIMNEIIAKGMGL; this is encoded by the coding sequence ATGACCCTCGTGGACACCCCCGAACGACGCCAGCTCCGCGAGCTGACCCGCGCCTTCGTCACCCGGGAGGTGCTGCCCCACCTGGCCGGCTGGGAGCGGGCCGGCGAGGTGCCCCGGTCGTTGCACGAGACCGCCGCGAAGATCGGGCTGCTCGGCGTCGGCTTCCCCGAGTCGGTCGGCGGCAGCGGGGGCGACCTGCTCGACTCGATCGTCGTCACCGAGGAGATCATCCGCTCGGGCGGCTCGTCCGGGCTGGTCGCGGCGCTGTTCACGCACGGCATCGCGCTGCCGCACATCGTCGCCGCCTGCGGCGACACGGCCGGCTCGGGCGCCGGCGGTCCGCAGCACCTCATCGACACCTACGTACGGCCGACGCTGGCCGGCACCATGATCGGCGCGCTGGCGATCACCGAACCGGACGGCGGCTCGGACGTGGCGGCGATCCGCACCTGCGCGGTACGCGACGGCGACCACTACGTGGTGAACGGGTCGAAGACCTACATCACCAGCGGCGTCCGGGCGGACTTCGTGACCACCGCGGTCTGCACCGACTTCCCCGGGTCGGGCTCGCTGAGCCTACTGGTGATCGACAAGGGCACGCCCGGGTTCACCGTGGGCCGTCGGCTGGAGAAGCTGGGCTGGCACTGCTCGGACACCGCCGAGCTGTCCTTCGTCGACGTCCGGGTGCCGGTGACGAACCGGGTCGGGCCGGAGGACACCGCCTTCCTGGCCATCATGCAGCAGTTCGCCACCGAGCGGCTCTCGCTCGCCACGCAGGCGTACGCGACCGCGCAGCGCTGCGTCGACCTGGCGGTGCGGTGGTGCCGGGACCGCTCCACGTTCGGCCGCCCGCTCGCCGGCCGGCAGCTCGTCCGGCACCGGCTGGCCGAGATGCACACCCGCGCCGAGGCGGCCCGGGCGTACGTGCACGAGGTCGCGGAGCGCGTCGCCGCGGGGCAGCCGGTGGTGACCGAGGTGGCGATGGCGAAAAACGTGGCGGTGGCTGCCTGCGACCACGTGGTCGACGCCGCGCTGCAACTGCACGGCGGGTTCGGCTACCTGCGCGACGCCGAGGTGGAACGGCACTACCGGGACGCCCGGATCCTCGGCATCGGCGGCGGCACCACCGAGATCATGAACGAGATCATCGCGAAGGGCATGGGCCTGTGA